In the Prochlorococcus sp. MIT 1307 genome, one interval contains:
- a CDS encoding AIR synthase → MKKGISLIITSSAAAELGRQASFAGQPGAMHLDLLEDTCDEGWLHIRLQPGQNNGIPVARTDGVTLYAPVEQLDLLKGLRLNYYGDLSGGGFLISPPEGSECCACGAGFRLLAGRKGKKNN, encoded by the coding sequence ATGAAAAAGGGCATAAGTCTGATTATTACTTCCTCAGCTGCTGCAGAGTTAGGTCGTCAGGCTTCTTTTGCAGGGCAACCTGGTGCTATGCATCTTGATTTGTTAGAAGATACCTGTGATGAAGGTTGGCTTCATATACGGTTGCAACCTGGTCAAAACAATGGAATACCAGTAGCTCGTACTGATGGGGTAACGCTATATGCTCCTGTTGAGCAATTAGATCTATTAAAAGGTTTAAGGCTGAATTATTACGGTGATTTAAGTGGTGGAGGTTTTTTAATTAGTCCTCCTGAAGGGTCTGAATGTTGTGCATGTGGAGCAGGGTTTAGATTGTTAGCAGGCAGGAAAGGAAAGAAAAATAATTAA
- a CDS encoding metal-binding protein, which produces MASGKEHDTSTRWWAAPFALTIALVIDLESGLISGTAFFIGGLWLSPDLDTKSIPLKRWGILQGLWWPYRKAISHRSILSHSPVIGTFLRVAYLLAITTVILLLLHSLGFTDTKQTIRWLSELIKHNPKQSLMVLVGLEASAWLHLMKDGDPLPKRWWK; this is translated from the coding sequence ATGGCCTCCGGTAAGGAACACGACACATCCACAAGGTGGTGGGCAGCACCGTTTGCTCTCACGATTGCCCTGGTAATCGACCTAGAAAGCGGACTAATTAGTGGAACAGCCTTTTTCATTGGAGGCCTTTGGCTTTCGCCCGATCTTGATACAAAATCAATCCCACTAAAGCGTTGGGGCATCCTTCAAGGATTGTGGTGGCCATATAGAAAGGCCATTTCACATCGTTCAATACTTTCCCATAGCCCTGTTATTGGAACATTCTTGAGAGTGGCTTATTTACTTGCTATCACGACTGTCATCCTTTTGTTACTGCACTCTTTAGGATTTACTGACACTAAACAAACAATCCGTTGGCTCAGCGAATTAATCAAACACAACCCTAAACAGAGTCTTATGGTTTTAGTTGGACTAGAAGCTAGTGCTTGGCTTCACCTAATGAAAGATGGTGATCCATTACCAAAGAGATGGTGGAAATAA